The sequence GTttctagtagtgagagtgctattcattgaataatattgatccgcgaaactaaagatgctcaagcggcggaaactgataatttaccgccccaaaattcaacgatgttaacctgttaagcgatcgaagcgccgtctgcatgtcattgtcgatgttgtcggatttctatggaatgtgtgaaagtttacaagtcgattggcacattgttgcaaaactgaaatgtagaggcgctgcttgcttagagatgatactttcagcaagagctgtcaaatcggtaagaaaaattttaattactccaccttttcaacgatttcttatgaaaacgggcaaattcgattgaaaaatcatagtagaagttgaagaaaaagtttttactttgaggtgataatgttgatcttaattcattatgcgaaatctaccgtttattcagaatggagcattaaacttggtttgataccatttttcaaatgcctgtaaataacaaaaaagtatccaaaataaatggtactcgatcgccatacattctagtacccgagaaatcaacattacactaatttctgaataaaaaaatgttgatccgaaaaaacctaaccttacccaatttcacacatttctgaagattttccatgtttaatcgtagttcacACTAAAAGaagtagtagtagtaatcactttgaaatcgatttttttctactccgagtgtacttttattgctgatatctatttgtactattgaataaacgataaaaatgttgcaaatcactactgccgatatgaaaatttccgaaagaatcctccttttcttagttccatttttcattggcaggtgtcgctaccggtaaatcagctttgcgacaatgtgccaatcgtgtcattcagactgaaggtctagggttggtctgcagcggactcattcgcgagtgtttttattttattctttcagtggtcgtgtttcatctcgcgttgttgaCAGCACGGCTAGCAGGAGAAAAggaatactggtgagatcgttctttggagatattttatatttttcttacttattatatttctcctgagaatcgaaaatcaggttttgttgagatcatattgtttaccaaaacatatctggATCTCTTTTCCTCCCTACTAACatatctcctatcccgtgatgctcgtggagatacagtggtacccgcagtctttagaaacaacgagtatcggactaacattcctttctttccctcagtagcacagcctttggtcgtagccagcgtcgttattagTGGcctttacacgatcattaaaagtgtcattactaagtaatgacacttctgctcaaacgctcgtcattactgcattactgtacataattactttttagcattacacgttcattaataatgatgagtatttgtatttttattctcgtttagctgaaaataaatttgatttgccattgaaacgttaaggttaatgaaatattaacaatttaaatctatactttgtcattttttcgcgtacagttctaaagatattaagcacttccacaaaacaataagaagaagaaataatgtgggtaatgatggaaaatccggaattccatcattactcgtgccattactgaactcgtagaccttacacggtcattaaaagtgtcattactttttagtaatgtgcaactacgggcgatctactcagctcagctcagctatcTTCCCATCATTAAATCACACTCaaccgaactaccattcctcgggaggctgcaaagtttacgcatcgttgaccgttgtcgtttgttaccgcgtgcaggctctccagcccgatcacgggcctgtacattgcctcccggcctacctgagcattcatgtcgccgatgaagagttttacatcccgccgtggacagctgtcgtaggttcgttccagctgcgcgttgaattcttccttctcgtcatcgggtctcgtctcatgtgggcagtgcacgttgatgatgctgtaattgaagaaatggcccttgatcttcaatacgcacattctatcactgattggctgccacccaatcacgcgctggtgcatcttgcccaacagtacgaatcccgttcctagaacgttggttgtgccacagctctggtagaaagtagccgctcgatgcccaattttccacaccttctgtcccgtccaacaaagttcctgcagtgctacgacatcgaagccgcggatttgaagctcatcatgcagcattcggtcgtatcctgggaagccaagcgatttgcagttctatgtgccaagcttccaatcgtagtccttatttcgtcgtgtaggtctttgccgattattccgagttgtatttatatcctgattattcgtaacaagtgtttttttcgggcggcttgttaggcctgcaccaacctcctgtctcgccggagggccatcgtgtcagcactgtttagagtcccacactgacacaaggacggtaatcagccgcttctagcatggagaacagacgctgtttcgagccgccccaacatggggaacagatgctcgggtaggctcgctctctgtaaagagaaggcaaggccccccccttccctggcagcatacgaccaaggtcccaccggggttggttacccgatctttcctatggttgctcgtaccccagccggcaccgcggggaggtagggatagcagttactggacaagaggctaagaaccacattggggcctgaattgcgcattgtccagtcgtttaccaaccaatgaACATTCTAGTGTCTTTTTCTTGGTCTTCAATCTTCGATGATAACCCTTTATTTCAACAGGCTCGTTTTTCGTCAAGAAaatgaaaaagtacgggtgtgtaatgtcagagacataactggatgtcgtgaatacgaataaaactgacaaatAAAactgcgcctagactaaattacagattagttacattaaacattctgaaacgcaattaaatataatgaaataactagatagttctttataataaaaatgggccgtatagagtacagtaaaataaaatttcgcataattctttgagagtattattatggttctaaaaagaaccgaatagaattctagaataaggaactgaacctgagttcaagactaaatttagaaccaagaacagaagttctgctttcattgacgactgctccacctgacgattgaagtccaaatgagagcacgacctaagcgtttgaggctttataccacgcaaaaagtctgctttcattgccgactgctccacctgacgactgaagtccaaatgagagttgcgacctaagcgtttgaggtttttaaccacgcagaaggtgcactctccgaagctgctggtcccacgacgtctgcttgcatccaaagcacaagaagaaataatcaaatttcgaccacggttccccttttataagcagtcagttgaagatatgtgcctgactacctcaaaatcgtcgtccttgcgcgagaaagtcaagcaaaagtaaagagttttccgcgttgttttcaaaatttgagaaaacttaatatttgagttgtttgtggtcatctcacactgttcaaaatattatcctaaattcctgatcatatttttgatgaaatggtgaaagaattatgttgctgcctttaatacaagtcgagatattcacgattaagttctgcccattcttccatatagctaattttgaaaaggcaccccatagtaaagtaagtcgtattcacgacaataaaataaaatcaggtgttagtaagcttgttaaattatataatgtaaggatgcgcatttaacactagattgcccaggaaagacattatatgtaaacaatggaaggattgcttaaaattctgtgaacttttttaattctttatttaacgatatatgcactaagGCACACTGTACTAGCTTTTAGTTATTttgtcacagtttttttttcttaaaatcattttgactgcttttgagcaatttaggtctatactaagttttgggccttcgagtgttgagcacgcatccaggaaattggatgaaatggtccacgtgaaccgttctcttccagaaacacacatctcacactcttagttagaaggtgacatctgtgtccaagttggagaaatctaagtacattcaaacctttcccgatttgagagtgtatttacacctgattaatcagtttcaccgtcattgcaatttgtaacattaccgataccgaaccggatcggaaaggtttgaaagttcctaaacggttcataagatatcaatttactcctattcctgataataatagtcctcctttttgaATTAAGTTCACCAGTTCAGGACGACTGTTATATATTAATATTCCCATTAATATCCCAAATCCTATTATATATTAATATCCCAACtagatcaagataattcaaattggtgaccaattccaggcataagaatgctcgaaaccacctaaggatctattgtcaatttcaagcagtattagtcctgtccactccaagatcgatccagataacataataattttcatctttttacttttataagcgaacgatcgatcgatctcggtatggtccgactttgtcaatacgaagtataaattgactcccacccccatccgccaaagttgatttttcttcaattttgttttcaaaatatctcgaaaacagctgctcgcatcgtcttgatgtcaaagaataatttatgcaaaattttatgaaGATTGCAAAAATGATATATTTAGGAAGTAGCTTCCTTTAAGCTTTTTCATTGAACGTAGTTCggagaataatatttcattacTCAGAGGTGAAAAGAGATGTCGATTAATTCAATGCTGTTAATAAATTAACTCTAGACTAGTGGCCATCTTAGATCTCATAAGaattaaagtcagaaaaaaaacaaccagaAGTCCTGAGACTGAACGTGTTATTGTGTTTCTAATCAAGTCTAATTTTTCACTGTCTTTGTAGGAAGTGTTCGTGTGTGTTTCGCGTATTAAGACCGTTAGCAGTAAGTCCGAATGAATTTTCCTACTCGTAAATAGTGGAACCCATTGAAAATGTCCGGACACAATCCACCCCATGGACGACTAGGCCAGCCGAATTCTACTTGGAATCCGTTACAGGTAAACATTTcccatttattttttcattggtGAAGTGTGCGAAAATGAGTCCCCGATGTTTTTTCAGGTGCCCTCGTATATACCTCGGCAACCACAATTGGCCCACATGTCCAGTGAACGATCTCTGGCGAGATCTCCCTTAACATGGCATACGCCACCTACTCACCAGGATCAGCTTTACAATTTCATGACTGCAAATCACAAAACGGTAAGCTAACTGCATTGTAACATGAAGAATTTTGAACCAATGTATCGTATCTTTCGGTTTAGAATCTAGAAATCAATCCCATGCTGCCAACATTCGGAAGAGGCTCCGGTATGCCACTAGGATCCGTTGATCTGTCTCTGTCATCGGCCTCTCGTAGCACACCATCCCCGAAGGGAAGTAATCATCAACCGCCAGGTCCACATGGTCAACAACAGCACCCTTCATCGATGCCACCTGGCATCATTCCACCCGTCCTCGGTGGACCCTTGATGCCAGATCAAAACGACCATTTTCATCCGAAAATGGTTCCAGGACATGGTTCGCAACAGCAGCAACCGCCGCATCATTTGAACATGTAAGTTGCTTAATTTAGAACATTTAATAGTTTAACTAATTGCCTTCTCTTAAAACTAGGAATCACAATCGTTCTCCATCGGCGAACCAATCTGGAGGTGTTATACAGTCGACTGCTGCTCTGAAGGATCGTTCCGGGCACGGTTTGATGGGGAGCTCAGCCGGTGTTAACAGTGCTAGCGGAAACACACCGACATCGTGCAGTTTTCTCGGTAACAGCGGAAGCAACAGTCTAGTGCTAGGATCTGGCAGTGCCGGTGGTAATGGATATTACAACATGATGAGTAGCAACAGCAGTGGCAACAACAATAACGCTTgcgttggtggtggtggtggcggtAATAGTATTAACAACAGGTCACTTGCTGGTCCTGCAGGAGGTACGGCTGCTCCTTCCTCAACGATGGGAGGAATGGTTGGCGATTTGTCCTCGATGCTCCCTGGTGGATTGCATATCAAAGATACCAAGCAAATTAATAACGAAGTCAGCGGAAGAAATGGCAAGGATAATGTGAGTAAAAATAAGTTTTGAAttgtaaaaacaaaaatacatttaaacactttattttttgcaGGCCCCTCCGAACACTGATTCATCAGACTTGGTCAAAGATATAATAATGCATGCAATGCAAAGTACTGCAGTTTCTGTTTCACCCAAACAAGGTAGGTTCGCATCTCGATGTCAGCCAGTCACTCACAGTATtaagagcattttttttttatttatagacTCATCAATGCGACTGCCAGCTCCTCCGGCTCAAAGCCCCGTGCGGAGTCGTAGCCCACCAATGGTCAATTCAAGTGTGGACAAATCTTTCCCGACGATTTCTGCGAATGTGCCATCTACACCTGTGGGGGTCAAAACGGCCGACATAAAAGCTAGTAGTTGTAGCAGTAGTAGTAGTTCAACGCTGGTCACACCAGCAACGCCGCCAGTAGCCACCGAGGCGATCAACAACGACCGAACGTCTCCTAATCAAAGCATAACTTCGAGTGAAGATTCGGCCGATTCTAATTCAAGCAAATCCCGAAGACGACGAAAGCCCGATCGAACCAATAAGATGGACTCGGGTGAGCTGGAGCGGATGCATGATTTTCTCGTCGGCGGTGATAATTGTGCAGATAAATGCGATCGAATCGAGGGAATAGATCCGATGAGGCCTAACATTGCGGTTCGGAATGATATTGCCACACTTACTCTCGAAGGAATTAGCAGTCTCAGCCAGGGACTTGCGAGTGATAATAGTCATAGCCCCCATATTACAGATCTGTCCGATAGTACGCGGATACACCTGCAAAATTTGAGCGAAAGCAATAGCGACCGTGTTGGTGCATCGGTTAAACCGCCCACAGTGAGCTCGGTAATCTCTAGTGTGCTGTCGGCTGCTGCGGCCGCTATGGAATCGGCTCGAAAGGACAGTGAATCGAACTCGGATGATTGTGAGACAATCGATAAAATAGCAGCAATGATATCCAGTACTGAAATCGACACTGCTCCAGCTCCAACCGCACCGAAACCGACGACGGATGCAATTGCTGAGCTTATGAAAAATGACAACGAAAGTGGCAGCATGAATGGTCCAATGGATAGTCAGCCTCTGCCGCCAGCCAAGGGTTCCTTAACTGCAGAAAGTGATAAATCGCAGTTATCTAGAAACGAAGCAGATGAAAGTTACGAAGAGGTTTGGACACCCCCAAAACTGGTCATTCGATTAGGTTTTAATAAGTTTTTTTCTCTTACGTTTTACAGATTGAAAACAAGTTAGAGGAAATGTTTGCCGGAATCGAAGAAACTTCACCATCATGTTCGAAGACATcgcccaccaccaccaccaccgagaAGAAGCTGTCGTCACCGTCAAAGCAAAGCAGCGAACCCACGGATATTTTGGTACAATTATCTGAAAAAACCGAAGAATCTGCTATTACAGATCTCCGAATTTCTTCCGCTGAAGCTACCGAAGATTCACCCGAACCTAGTACCAGTGGAACGCAGAAAAAAGTTCTTACGCCGGCAACGAAAAAAACTGTTTCTGGAAAAGCTTCCGGCAATTCCGGAGCATCTccgaataaaaagaaaaaaatattaaagaaaAAACCTAACCAAAACAAGGGAACAAGTTTTGCTGCCGCTGAGGAAAGGGCTGCCTCGTTTAGCTCTAAGTTCAACAAGAAATCGTCGGCGAAGggtaatggaaaaaaaggaaatggTTCAGGTTCTACGGCTAGCAAAAATGTCAAGCTTAAGACGAGCGACTGTAGTGGTCTCATTGATCCCAATGGTAAACACAAAGGACCTTTTGTGCAGGTTAAATCCGACGGCAGTCATGTGGTGATAAACACCCCAATCAACGAGGACGACACCGAGAAGGCACAgaacaagactaagaaattcacGACTAGTATGAACAGTACGGAGAGAAGCAAAATTCGAGGCCTGCATGTGAGCACTCTAAGCACCAAGTACGATGCGGACACTACCGACACCAGTTGGATGTGTGTGTTCTGCAAGGTGGGACCGCACAAAACCCGTCTAGGGGATCTGTTCGGACCGTATATCATTAGTACCAAGTCAAGCGAGTTCGAGCAGAGTCAAACGGATGAAGATTTCTTTAATATTAAGCGGACACGAGACAGTCTCGCCTCGAAACTGACGGCCTCGGGGGAATCGTCTAAAATGGTGTGTCCGGTAAGCTTTGATTTTATGTATTTGCTTTTTAAATAATCTTTTGATTTTGTGCTTGAATGATACGGTATGATCGAAATTTTCCCTTTTTCTTGTAGCCGaagtcgaaaaaaagaaaaatcaatGACGTCACACCCGGCACCAGTGAAACAACGAACTCAGTTGCCCCAGGACCGATAGAGGATATGTTCTACGGTATGATAAAGGCCGGCGATGATTCCTATGAGGTTTGGATGCACGAGGAATGTTTGGTTTGGGCTCCGGGAGTGCACATCGTCGGTACTCGGATCGTCGGTCTCGAAGCAGCTATTTGGAACTGCTGTCGGCATCAGTGTCGTCTTTGCTCGCTGTACGGAGCCATGGTGAGCTGCTTGCACCGAGGTTGCAACGAAGAAGCACACGTGGTTTGCGCACGGAAGAATAACTGGAAATTGGGTGATGAGTTCAAGTCGTGTTGTGCTCAGCACTCCAACACGAACTCCTGAGCCGCTGGACGTTAGATGGTTTGTTTTGTATTAGGTTTGTGTTAAGTTCATTGGCGAACAAGAGAGAGTTTTTTTCCTGGTTGGCAACGTATTGCTTATTATTTTGAGAGTATCTCAgaaatgttttgtttgtttggttctCACCCTTCTTTTAAGACGCGCGGTGCGGGCCTCAGGTCACTGGAAAGATATACAAAAGTGATGTTTACAAATGTATCtggaaaacaaaaagaaaagtcACAATTCAATTATAAATGTACATTTTTAGCTTGTAAATATAGTCAGCTAATGTAtgatattttaattaattttaacttAGAAACCCACGAATATAAAAGATATTTGGCGTGATCGTGATTGATGAAGTACTTTTCATGACGATATCTATCCGGAATAATTGTGagcaaaataatttatttaatagAATTAGTAATATCTTGGAGTAATTGAATATACTTTTGACTAGGCTAGGACGTTTtcttctgaaaataaaaatgcaaCAATATCGACATATATTGAATGAAACCAATTTACTTTGGAAGAAAAAGAAACAAGTTGATTACTTGTTGGATGCATGTgattaaataaaatgataaactGTATCAAAAGAAAACACATGTGTAGTATACATTATTGAATAATGTCTATCCTGGAGAAAAATCTATATTAAATTCtcgtaaaaattttagtaaccagcaaaatcaataaaactatgagaagaaaaaaaggtttttttttttcattttatttactcCTTTAtcctttgttttatttattttggtacaATAAGGTAAGTTGAGAATGATGTAGTAGTAGATCTTCacatcatcagcaaacgataagcGAGAGTCTTCCAGAGCAAAATTGACATTATCGAAGCACtgtaaaaatattaacggtccGAGATGACTTCCCTGCAGTATTCCGGATGTTGCGAGTAACTCAACTTTCGCTATTTTGAGTTCCTCGCAATTGACATCATCGAAATACTGTAAAACTATTTACGGTCCGAGGTGACTTCCCTGCGGTATTCCGGATGATGCGAGGAACTCAACTTTCGCCATTTTGAAATTAGTTTCTTTACATCACGAAACACCTACCATCAAACAGTTTTAAGTAAGACTAGGACAATCAGTCAATTTTCGTCAACGTTAACGGGACTATACCGGTGGTTTATATTATTTTAAG comes from Malaya genurostris strain Urasoe2022 chromosome 3, Malgen_1.1, whole genome shotgun sequence and encodes:
- the LOC131435683 gene encoding uncharacterized protein CG5098 encodes the protein MSGHNPPHGRLGQPNSTWNPLQVPSYIPRQPQLAHMSSERSLARSPLTWHTPPTHQDQLYNFMTANHKTNLEINPMLPTFGRGSGMPLGSVDLSLSSASRSTPSPKGSNHQPPGPHGQQQHPSSMPPGIIPPVLGGPLMPDQNDHFHPKMVPGHGSQQQQPPHHLNMNHNRSPSANQSGGVIQSTAALKDRSGHGLMGSSAGVNSASGNTPTSCSFLGNSGSNSLVLGSGSAGGNGYYNMMSSNSSGNNNNACVGGGGGGNSINNRSLAGPAGGTAAPSSTMGGMVGDLSSMLPGGLHIKDTKQINNEVSGRNGKDNAPPNTDSSDLVKDIIMHAMQSTAVSVSPKQDSSMRLPAPPAQSPVRSRSPPMVNSSVDKSFPTISANVPSTPVGVKTADIKASSCSSSSSSTLVTPATPPVATEAINNDRTSPNQSITSSEDSADSNSSKSRRRRKPDRTNKMDSGELERMHDFLVGGDNCADKCDRIEGIDPMRPNIAVRNDIATLTLEGISSLSQGLASDNSHSPHITDLSDSTRIHLQNLSESNSDRVGASVKPPTVSSVISSVLSAAAAAMESARKDSESNSDDCETIDKIAAMISSTEIDTAPAPTAPKPTTDAIAELMKNDNESGSMNGPMDSQPLPPAKGSLTAESDKSQLSRNEADESYEEIENKLEEMFAGIEETSPSCSKTSPTTTTTEKKLSSPSKQSSEPTDILVQLSEKTEESAITDLRISSAEATEDSPEPSTSGTQKKVLTPATKKTVSGKASGNSGASPNKKKKILKKKPNQNKGTSFAAAEERAASFSSKFNKKSSAKGNGKKGNGSGSTASKNVKLKTSDCSGLIDPNGKHKGPFVQVKSDGSHVVINTPINEDDTEKAQNKTKKFTTSMNSTERSKIRGLHVSTLSTKYDADTTDTSWMCVFCKVGPHKTRLGDLFGPYIISTKSSEFEQSQTDEDFFNIKRTRDSLASKLTASGESSKMVCPPKSKKRKINDVTPGTSETTNSVAPGPIEDMFYGMIKAGDDSYEVWMHEECLVWAPGVHIVGTRIVGLEAAIWNCCRHQCRLCSLYGAMVSCLHRGCNEEAHVVCARKNNWKLGDEFKSCCAQHSNTNS